A single region of the Ziziphus jujuba cultivar Dongzao chromosome 10, ASM3175591v1 genome encodes:
- the LOC107410740 gene encoding disease resistance protein Roq1-like isoform X3 — MVVGNQIWLCLSLVLGSLTLTQILLCLSLVLGSLTLLSYQKKKKETNKPTSSSDSSSSSCSSESSLCSSSSPSCEEEEKYDVFLSFRGEDTRHGFIGYLYEALCNKGIHTYMDEQTLESGHEISPTLMKAIEESKICITVLSQKFATSPWCLDELVQILKCKRNENVLPIFYGINPSTVREQKDSYAEAFANHEHRFRGNKMEKVKQWRDALTKVANLSGHDSKNFRYECKLVEKVVGDILSRLPKYQLTNYGNLIGIEKSVKEIEALFSIDEMDIRIIGIWGMGGIGKTTLASIVFQKYSYSHFDAYCFLEDTPEEGGNTYHLRCRLISKLLKDADPLCTDTPGVGSRFIQDRFRYKKVFIVLDNLNGRRSKLQKLLNGYQFANGSRIIVTSRDKQLLSTSAHAIFTHAIYKMEGLDEHDALQLFRFHAFPSNSHATGYEALLESVARYAKGNPLALEVLGSSLKSKSIEEWESALDKLKTYPDADIQKVLRISFDGLGDKGIQDIFLDMACFFTFPVFREDLESILNRTEYSDAAIGISALIDKSLLIEYLFSNGALLEMHGLLQQMGQGIVCDENKDLGNRSRLWKTKDVHHVLEKNTGTSTIEGILLHMKDLKKDVKVSPTAFSKMHNLRFLKIMLEDYFSLFETSYELYTEKCHGRINLLDGLESFVSDEIRCFHWDCYPLKYLPYFSRDNLVELIVRGSQLELLWNEAQRQPLELVKLKKIDLSYSEHLIQIPNLSRAINLQHIDMTNCENLEDGIENFPNNLRVLNMGGTAIKSLPESICKWKYLEILDLSYTNLRKISEISAPMECLVKILLSGTEIEELPESIENLTVLEHLFLCECDKIKFLPNSLCNLMNLMELYLDGCSSLEELPPLPHGLMTLCISECERLKSIAELPSSLYELFADDCTSLETISSWGWLPREPYIDCCTYSFKNCRKLDDHTCNKVVFRITYPGDEIPEWFSCQTDGGKSINIHLPPNWFKGGLTIVFCSVFYNRLDSKNFEIVFKTSDGMCYSLDDFVYRNFAETTDSDHVFINSEHLLTSDWRLSDVFGPDWSSICSNITEASFRVRHTYGIKKSLRARLFIRSEQEDEEG, encoded by the exons ATGGTTGTTGGTAACCAGATCTGGCTATGTCTTAGCTTAGTTTTGGGGTCCTTGACCCTTACCCAGATCTTGCTATGTCTTAGCTTAGTTTTGGGGTCCTTGACCCTTCTTTCttaccaaaagaagaaaaaagaaactaacaAGCCCACTTCTTCTTCtgattcctcttcttcttcttgttcttctgaATCCTCcctttgttcttcttcttctccttcttgtgaagaagaagaaaagtatgATGTATTTCTTAGTTTCAGAGGTGAAGACACCCGTCATGGTTTTATTGGATATCTTTATGAGGCTTTGTGTAATAAGGGTATCCATACCTACATGGATGAGCAAACCCTTGAAAGTGGTCATGAAATTTCACCGACCCTTATGAAGGCGATTGAGGAATCTAAGATTTGCATAACAGTTTTGTCCCAAAAGTTTGCGACTTCTCCGTGGTGTTTGGATGAATTGGTGCAAATACTTAAATGCAAGAGAAATGAGAATGTCCTACCTATTTTTTATGGCATAAATCCATCCACTGTACGGGAACAGAAGGATAGTTATGCGGAAGCATTTGCTAATCATGAACATCGTTTTAGGGGCAACAAAATGGAAAAGGTGAAGCAGTGGAGGGATGCTTTAACAAAAGTGGCTAATCTGTCCGGTCatgattcaaaaaattttag GTATGAGTGCAAGTTAGTTGAAAAAGTTGTTGGAGACATTTTATCGAGATTGCCTAAGTACCAATTAACAAATTATGGGAACCTCATTGGAATTGAAAAGTCTGTCAAAGAAATTGAAGCATTATTCAGCATTGACGAAATGGATATTCGCATCATAGGTATTTGGGGCATGGGTGGCATCGGTAAGACTACACTTGCTAGcattgttttccaaaaatattcatattCTCATTTCGATGCTTATTGCTTTCTTGAGGATACTCCAGAAGAAGGTGGTAATACATATCATTTGAGATGTAGACTTATTTCCAAGTTATTAAAGGATGCAGATCCTCTATGCACTGACACTCCAGGTGTAGGGTCAAGATTTATTCAAGATAGATTCCGCTACAAAAAGGTTTTTATCGTTTTAGATAATTTGAATGGAAGAAGATCCAAATTGCAAAAGTTACTTAACGGATATCAGTTTGCTAATGGAAGTAGAATCATTGTTACAAGTAGAGATAAGCAACTGCTTAGTACATCGGCTCATGCAATTTTTACTCATGCAATTTACAAGATGGAGGGGTTAGATGAACATGATGCTCTTCAGCTCTTCCGCTTCCATGCTTTTCCATCAAATTCACATGCAACAGGTTATGAGGCTTTATTAGAAAGTGTTGCACGTTATGCAAAAGGCAATCCGTTAGCTCTTGAAGTCTTGGGTTCTTCCCTTAAATCCAAAAGCATTGAAGAATGGGAAAGTGCATTGGATAAGCTGAAAACATATCCAGATGCTGACATTCAAAAAGTGTTGAGAATAAGTTTCGATGGATTAGGTGACAAAGGCATCCAGGATATATTTCTTGACATGGCATGCTTCTTTACTTTTCCTGTATTTAGAGAAGATCTAGAAAGCATATTAAATCGCACTGAGTATTCCGATGCAGCAATAGGAATAAGTGCTCTTATTGATAAATCCTTACTAATtgaatatttgttttcaaacgGAGCACTTTTGGAAATGCATGGCTTACTACAACAAATGGGCCAAGGGATTGTTTGTGATGAAAACAAAGATTTAGGAAATCGTAGTAGACTGTGGAAAACTAAGGATGTCCACCATGTATTGGAAAAAAATACA GGAACATCTACAATTGAAGGCATATTATTGCATATGAAAGACCTGAAAAAGGATGTAAAAGTGAGCCCTACAGCATTCTCAAAGATGCATAATCTAcgatttcttaaaataatgctTGAAGATTACTTCTCTCTCTTTGAAACGAGCTACGAACTTTACACAGAAAAATGTCACGGACGCATAAATCTTCTTGATGGGCTTGAGTCCTTTGTTTCTGATGAGATAAGATGTTTTCATTGGGATTGTTACCCTCTGAAATATTTGCCATATTTTAGTCGAGACAATCTTGTTGAACTTATTGTGCGTGGGAGCCAACTTGAGTTGCTTTGGAACGAAGCCCAG CGGCAGCCACTTGAGCTTGTGAAGTTAAAGAAGATCGATCTTAGTTATTCTGAGCACCTTATTCAAATACCAAACTTGTCTCGGGCTATAAATCTTCAACATATAGATATGACAAATTGCGAAAATTTGGAAGATGGCatagaaaattttccaaacaACCTAAGAGTTTTAAATATGGGTGGGACAGCAATTAAAAGTCTACCAGAAAGCATTTGCAAGTGGAAATATCTGGAAATACTGGATCTTTCTTACACAAATCTGAGAAAGATTTCAGAAATCTCGGCTCCTATGGAATGCTtggttaaaattttgttaagtGGAACAGAGATTGAAGAGTTACCCGAGTCAATTGAAAATCTGACTGTGCTCGAACATTTATTTCTTTGCGAGTGCGATAAGATTAAGTTTCTCCCAAACAGCCTGTGTAACTTAATGAATCTTATGGAGTTGTACCTTGATGGATGTTCATCACTTGAAGAATTACCTCCCCTTCCACATGGTTTGATGACATTGTGTATAAGTGAATGTGAGAGATTGAAATCAATAGCAGAGCTTCCATCATCCTTATATGAATTGTTCGCAGACGACTGCACATCGTTGGAGACAATATCCAGTTGGGGGTGGCTTCCACGCGAGCCATATATTGACTGCTGCACTTATAGCTTTAAGAATTGTCGAAAATTGGATGACCACACGTGCAACAAG GTAGTTTTTCGTATCACGTATCCAGGAGATGAAATCCCCGAATGGTTCAGCTGTCAAACCGATGGTGGGAAGTCAATCAATATCCACCTTCCTCCAAATTGGTTTAAAGGGGGATTGACAATTGTTTTTTGCTCGGTTTTCTATAATCGTCTTGATTCTAAGAATTTTGAAATCGTTTTCAAAACCAGTGATGGCATGTGTTACAGTCTAGATGATTTTGTGTACCGAAATTTTGCTGAAACCACTGATTCAGATCATGTGTTTATTAATTCCGAGCATTTGCTTACTTCTGATTGGAGATTGTCAGATGTGTTTGGGCCAGATTGGTCCTCCATCTGTAGCAACATTACCGAGGCTTCCTTCCGAGTACGCCACACGTACGGTATAAAAAAAAGCTTGCGTGCGAGGCTTTTTATAAGGAGTGAGCAGGAAGACGAAGAAGGTTAG
- the LOC107410740 gene encoding disease resistance protein Roq1-like isoform X1 encodes MVVGNQIWLCLSLVLGSLTLTQILLCLSLVLGSLTLLSYQKKKKETNKPTSSSDSSSSSCSSESSLCSSSSPSCEEEEKYDVFLSFRGEDTRHGFIGYLYEALCNKGIHTYMDEQTLESGHEISPTLMKAIEESKICITVLSQKFATSPWCLDELVQILKCKRNENVLPIFYGINPSTVREQKDSYAEAFANHEHRFRGNKMEKVKQWRDALTKVANLSGHDSKNFRYECKLVEKVVGDILSRLPKYQLTNYGNLIGIEKSVKEIEALFSIDEMDIRIIGIWGMGGIGKTTLASIVFQKYSYSHFDAYCFLEDTPEEGGNTYHLRCRLISKLLKDADPLCTDTPGVGSRFIQDRFRYKKVFIVLDNLNGRRSKLQKLLNGYQFANGSRIIVTSRDKQLLSTSAHAIFTHAIYKMEGLDEHDALQLFRFHAFPSNSHATGYEALLESVARYAKGNPLALEVLGSSLKSKSIEEWESALDKLKTYPDADIQKVLRISFDGLGDKGIQDIFLDMACFFTFPVFREDLESILNRTEYSDAAIGISALIDKSLLIEYLFSNGALLEMHGLLQQMGQGIVCDENKDLGNRSRLWKTKDVHHVLEKNTGTSTIEGILLHMKDLKKDVKVSPTAFSKMHNLRFLKIMLEDYFSLFETSYELYTEKCHGRINLLDGLESFVSDEIRCFHWDCYPLKYLPYFSRDNLVELIVRGSQLELLWNEAQRQPLELVKLKKIDLSYSEHLIQIPNLSRAINLQHIDMTNCENLEDGIENFPNNLRVLNMGGTAIKSLPESICKWKYLEILDLSYTNLRKISEISAPMECLVKILLSGTEIEELPESIENLTVLEHLFLCECDKIKFLPNSLCNLMNLMELYLDGCSSLEELPPLPHGLMTLCISECERLKSIAELPSSLYELFADDCTSLETISSWGWLPREPYIDCCTYSFKNCRKLDDHTCNKVIADRARRLSLLGRDDVVFRITYPGDEIPEWFSCQTDGGKSINIHLPPNWFKGGLTIVFCSVFYNRLDSKNFEIVFKTSDGMCYSLDDFVYRNFAETTDSDHVFINSEHLLTSDWRLSDVFGPDWSSICSNITEASFRVRHTYGIKKSLRARLFIRSEQEDEEG; translated from the exons ATGGTTGTTGGTAACCAGATCTGGCTATGTCTTAGCTTAGTTTTGGGGTCCTTGACCCTTACCCAGATCTTGCTATGTCTTAGCTTAGTTTTGGGGTCCTTGACCCTTCTTTCttaccaaaagaagaaaaaagaaactaacaAGCCCACTTCTTCTTCtgattcctcttcttcttcttgttcttctgaATCCTCcctttgttcttcttcttctccttcttgtgaagaagaagaaaagtatgATGTATTTCTTAGTTTCAGAGGTGAAGACACCCGTCATGGTTTTATTGGATATCTTTATGAGGCTTTGTGTAATAAGGGTATCCATACCTACATGGATGAGCAAACCCTTGAAAGTGGTCATGAAATTTCACCGACCCTTATGAAGGCGATTGAGGAATCTAAGATTTGCATAACAGTTTTGTCCCAAAAGTTTGCGACTTCTCCGTGGTGTTTGGATGAATTGGTGCAAATACTTAAATGCAAGAGAAATGAGAATGTCCTACCTATTTTTTATGGCATAAATCCATCCACTGTACGGGAACAGAAGGATAGTTATGCGGAAGCATTTGCTAATCATGAACATCGTTTTAGGGGCAACAAAATGGAAAAGGTGAAGCAGTGGAGGGATGCTTTAACAAAAGTGGCTAATCTGTCCGGTCatgattcaaaaaattttag GTATGAGTGCAAGTTAGTTGAAAAAGTTGTTGGAGACATTTTATCGAGATTGCCTAAGTACCAATTAACAAATTATGGGAACCTCATTGGAATTGAAAAGTCTGTCAAAGAAATTGAAGCATTATTCAGCATTGACGAAATGGATATTCGCATCATAGGTATTTGGGGCATGGGTGGCATCGGTAAGACTACACTTGCTAGcattgttttccaaaaatattcatattCTCATTTCGATGCTTATTGCTTTCTTGAGGATACTCCAGAAGAAGGTGGTAATACATATCATTTGAGATGTAGACTTATTTCCAAGTTATTAAAGGATGCAGATCCTCTATGCACTGACACTCCAGGTGTAGGGTCAAGATTTATTCAAGATAGATTCCGCTACAAAAAGGTTTTTATCGTTTTAGATAATTTGAATGGAAGAAGATCCAAATTGCAAAAGTTACTTAACGGATATCAGTTTGCTAATGGAAGTAGAATCATTGTTACAAGTAGAGATAAGCAACTGCTTAGTACATCGGCTCATGCAATTTTTACTCATGCAATTTACAAGATGGAGGGGTTAGATGAACATGATGCTCTTCAGCTCTTCCGCTTCCATGCTTTTCCATCAAATTCACATGCAACAGGTTATGAGGCTTTATTAGAAAGTGTTGCACGTTATGCAAAAGGCAATCCGTTAGCTCTTGAAGTCTTGGGTTCTTCCCTTAAATCCAAAAGCATTGAAGAATGGGAAAGTGCATTGGATAAGCTGAAAACATATCCAGATGCTGACATTCAAAAAGTGTTGAGAATAAGTTTCGATGGATTAGGTGACAAAGGCATCCAGGATATATTTCTTGACATGGCATGCTTCTTTACTTTTCCTGTATTTAGAGAAGATCTAGAAAGCATATTAAATCGCACTGAGTATTCCGATGCAGCAATAGGAATAAGTGCTCTTATTGATAAATCCTTACTAATtgaatatttgttttcaaacgGAGCACTTTTGGAAATGCATGGCTTACTACAACAAATGGGCCAAGGGATTGTTTGTGATGAAAACAAAGATTTAGGAAATCGTAGTAGACTGTGGAAAACTAAGGATGTCCACCATGTATTGGAAAAAAATACA GGAACATCTACAATTGAAGGCATATTATTGCATATGAAAGACCTGAAAAAGGATGTAAAAGTGAGCCCTACAGCATTCTCAAAGATGCATAATCTAcgatttcttaaaataatgctTGAAGATTACTTCTCTCTCTTTGAAACGAGCTACGAACTTTACACAGAAAAATGTCACGGACGCATAAATCTTCTTGATGGGCTTGAGTCCTTTGTTTCTGATGAGATAAGATGTTTTCATTGGGATTGTTACCCTCTGAAATATTTGCCATATTTTAGTCGAGACAATCTTGTTGAACTTATTGTGCGTGGGAGCCAACTTGAGTTGCTTTGGAACGAAGCCCAG CGGCAGCCACTTGAGCTTGTGAAGTTAAAGAAGATCGATCTTAGTTATTCTGAGCACCTTATTCAAATACCAAACTTGTCTCGGGCTATAAATCTTCAACATATAGATATGACAAATTGCGAAAATTTGGAAGATGGCatagaaaattttccaaacaACCTAAGAGTTTTAAATATGGGTGGGACAGCAATTAAAAGTCTACCAGAAAGCATTTGCAAGTGGAAATATCTGGAAATACTGGATCTTTCTTACACAAATCTGAGAAAGATTTCAGAAATCTCGGCTCCTATGGAATGCTtggttaaaattttgttaagtGGAACAGAGATTGAAGAGTTACCCGAGTCAATTGAAAATCTGACTGTGCTCGAACATTTATTTCTTTGCGAGTGCGATAAGATTAAGTTTCTCCCAAACAGCCTGTGTAACTTAATGAATCTTATGGAGTTGTACCTTGATGGATGTTCATCACTTGAAGAATTACCTCCCCTTCCACATGGTTTGATGACATTGTGTATAAGTGAATGTGAGAGATTGAAATCAATAGCAGAGCTTCCATCATCCTTATATGAATTGTTCGCAGACGACTGCACATCGTTGGAGACAATATCCAGTTGGGGGTGGCTTCCACGCGAGCCATATATTGACTGCTGCACTTATAGCTTTAAGAATTGTCGAAAATTGGATGACCACACGTGCAACAAGGTAATTGCTGACCGAGCACGCCGTCTGTCATTGCTCGGTCGAGATGAT GTAGTTTTTCGTATCACGTATCCAGGAGATGAAATCCCCGAATGGTTCAGCTGTCAAACCGATGGTGGGAAGTCAATCAATATCCACCTTCCTCCAAATTGGTTTAAAGGGGGATTGACAATTGTTTTTTGCTCGGTTTTCTATAATCGTCTTGATTCTAAGAATTTTGAAATCGTTTTCAAAACCAGTGATGGCATGTGTTACAGTCTAGATGATTTTGTGTACCGAAATTTTGCTGAAACCACTGATTCAGATCATGTGTTTATTAATTCCGAGCATTTGCTTACTTCTGATTGGAGATTGTCAGATGTGTTTGGGCCAGATTGGTCCTCCATCTGTAGCAACATTACCGAGGCTTCCTTCCGAGTACGCCACACGTACGGTATAAAAAAAAGCTTGCGTGCGAGGCTTTTTATAAGGAGTGAGCAGGAAGACGAAGAAGGTTAG
- the LOC107410740 gene encoding disease resistance protein Roq1-like isoform X2, with product MVVGNQIWLCLSLVLGSLTLTQILLCLSLVLGSLTLLSYQKKKKETNKPTSSSDSSSSSCSSESSLCSSSSPSCEEEEKYDVFLSFRGEDTRHGFIGYLYEALCNKGIHTYMDEQTLESGHEISPTLMKAIEESKICITVLSQKFATSPWCLDELVQILKCKRNENVLPIFYGINPSTVREQKDSYAEAFANHEHRFRGNKMEKVKQWRDALTKVANLSGHDSKNFRYECKLVEKVVGDILSRLPKYQLTNYGNLIGIEKSVKEIEALFSIDEMDIRIIGIWGMGGIGKTTLASIVFQKYSYSHFDAYCFLEDTPEEGGNTYHLRCRLISKLLKDADPLCTDTPGVGSRFIQDRFRYKKVFIVLDNLNGRRSKLQKLLNGYQFANGSRIIVTSRDKQLLSTSAHAIFTHAIYKMEGLDEHDALQLFRFHAFPSNSHATGYEALLESVARYAKGNPLALEVLGSSLKSKSIEEWESALDKLKTYPDADIQKVLRISFDGLGDKGIQDIFLDMACFFTFPVFREDLESILNRTEYSDAAIGISALIDKSLLIEYLFSNGALLEMHGLLQQMGQGIVCDENKDLGNRSRLWKTKDVHHVLEKNTGTSTIEGILLHMKDLKKDVKVSPTAFSKMHNLRFLKIMLEDYFSLFETSYELYTEKCHGRINLLDGLESFVSDEIRCFHWDCYPLKYLPYFSRDNLVELIVRGSQLELLWNEAQPLELVKLKKIDLSYSEHLIQIPNLSRAINLQHIDMTNCENLEDGIENFPNNLRVLNMGGTAIKSLPESICKWKYLEILDLSYTNLRKISEISAPMECLVKILLSGTEIEELPESIENLTVLEHLFLCECDKIKFLPNSLCNLMNLMELYLDGCSSLEELPPLPHGLMTLCISECERLKSIAELPSSLYELFADDCTSLETISSWGWLPREPYIDCCTYSFKNCRKLDDHTCNKVIADRARRLSLLGRDDVVFRITYPGDEIPEWFSCQTDGGKSINIHLPPNWFKGGLTIVFCSVFYNRLDSKNFEIVFKTSDGMCYSLDDFVYRNFAETTDSDHVFINSEHLLTSDWRLSDVFGPDWSSICSNITEASFRVRHTYGIKKSLRARLFIRSEQEDEEG from the exons ATGGTTGTTGGTAACCAGATCTGGCTATGTCTTAGCTTAGTTTTGGGGTCCTTGACCCTTACCCAGATCTTGCTATGTCTTAGCTTAGTTTTGGGGTCCTTGACCCTTCTTTCttaccaaaagaagaaaaaagaaactaacaAGCCCACTTCTTCTTCtgattcctcttcttcttcttgttcttctgaATCCTCcctttgttcttcttcttctccttcttgtgaagaagaagaaaagtatgATGTATTTCTTAGTTTCAGAGGTGAAGACACCCGTCATGGTTTTATTGGATATCTTTATGAGGCTTTGTGTAATAAGGGTATCCATACCTACATGGATGAGCAAACCCTTGAAAGTGGTCATGAAATTTCACCGACCCTTATGAAGGCGATTGAGGAATCTAAGATTTGCATAACAGTTTTGTCCCAAAAGTTTGCGACTTCTCCGTGGTGTTTGGATGAATTGGTGCAAATACTTAAATGCAAGAGAAATGAGAATGTCCTACCTATTTTTTATGGCATAAATCCATCCACTGTACGGGAACAGAAGGATAGTTATGCGGAAGCATTTGCTAATCATGAACATCGTTTTAGGGGCAACAAAATGGAAAAGGTGAAGCAGTGGAGGGATGCTTTAACAAAAGTGGCTAATCTGTCCGGTCatgattcaaaaaattttag GTATGAGTGCAAGTTAGTTGAAAAAGTTGTTGGAGACATTTTATCGAGATTGCCTAAGTACCAATTAACAAATTATGGGAACCTCATTGGAATTGAAAAGTCTGTCAAAGAAATTGAAGCATTATTCAGCATTGACGAAATGGATATTCGCATCATAGGTATTTGGGGCATGGGTGGCATCGGTAAGACTACACTTGCTAGcattgttttccaaaaatattcatattCTCATTTCGATGCTTATTGCTTTCTTGAGGATACTCCAGAAGAAGGTGGTAATACATATCATTTGAGATGTAGACTTATTTCCAAGTTATTAAAGGATGCAGATCCTCTATGCACTGACACTCCAGGTGTAGGGTCAAGATTTATTCAAGATAGATTCCGCTACAAAAAGGTTTTTATCGTTTTAGATAATTTGAATGGAAGAAGATCCAAATTGCAAAAGTTACTTAACGGATATCAGTTTGCTAATGGAAGTAGAATCATTGTTACAAGTAGAGATAAGCAACTGCTTAGTACATCGGCTCATGCAATTTTTACTCATGCAATTTACAAGATGGAGGGGTTAGATGAACATGATGCTCTTCAGCTCTTCCGCTTCCATGCTTTTCCATCAAATTCACATGCAACAGGTTATGAGGCTTTATTAGAAAGTGTTGCACGTTATGCAAAAGGCAATCCGTTAGCTCTTGAAGTCTTGGGTTCTTCCCTTAAATCCAAAAGCATTGAAGAATGGGAAAGTGCATTGGATAAGCTGAAAACATATCCAGATGCTGACATTCAAAAAGTGTTGAGAATAAGTTTCGATGGATTAGGTGACAAAGGCATCCAGGATATATTTCTTGACATGGCATGCTTCTTTACTTTTCCTGTATTTAGAGAAGATCTAGAAAGCATATTAAATCGCACTGAGTATTCCGATGCAGCAATAGGAATAAGTGCTCTTATTGATAAATCCTTACTAATtgaatatttgttttcaaacgGAGCACTTTTGGAAATGCATGGCTTACTACAACAAATGGGCCAAGGGATTGTTTGTGATGAAAACAAAGATTTAGGAAATCGTAGTAGACTGTGGAAAACTAAGGATGTCCACCATGTATTGGAAAAAAATACA GGAACATCTACAATTGAAGGCATATTATTGCATATGAAAGACCTGAAAAAGGATGTAAAAGTGAGCCCTACAGCATTCTCAAAGATGCATAATCTAcgatttcttaaaataatgctTGAAGATTACTTCTCTCTCTTTGAAACGAGCTACGAACTTTACACAGAAAAATGTCACGGACGCATAAATCTTCTTGATGGGCTTGAGTCCTTTGTTTCTGATGAGATAAGATGTTTTCATTGGGATTGTTACCCTCTGAAATATTTGCCATATTTTAGTCGAGACAATCTTGTTGAACTTATTGTGCGTGGGAGCCAACTTGAGTTGCTTTGGAACGAAGCCCAG CCACTTGAGCTTGTGAAGTTAAAGAAGATCGATCTTAGTTATTCTGAGCACCTTATTCAAATACCAAACTTGTCTCGGGCTATAAATCTTCAACATATAGATATGACAAATTGCGAAAATTTGGAAGATGGCatagaaaattttccaaacaACCTAAGAGTTTTAAATATGGGTGGGACAGCAATTAAAAGTCTACCAGAAAGCATTTGCAAGTGGAAATATCTGGAAATACTGGATCTTTCTTACACAAATCTGAGAAAGATTTCAGAAATCTCGGCTCCTATGGAATGCTtggttaaaattttgttaagtGGAACAGAGATTGAAGAGTTACCCGAGTCAATTGAAAATCTGACTGTGCTCGAACATTTATTTCTTTGCGAGTGCGATAAGATTAAGTTTCTCCCAAACAGCCTGTGTAACTTAATGAATCTTATGGAGTTGTACCTTGATGGATGTTCATCACTTGAAGAATTACCTCCCCTTCCACATGGTTTGATGACATTGTGTATAAGTGAATGTGAGAGATTGAAATCAATAGCAGAGCTTCCATCATCCTTATATGAATTGTTCGCAGACGACTGCACATCGTTGGAGACAATATCCAGTTGGGGGTGGCTTCCACGCGAGCCATATATTGACTGCTGCACTTATAGCTTTAAGAATTGTCGAAAATTGGATGACCACACGTGCAACAAGGTAATTGCTGACCGAGCACGCCGTCTGTCATTGCTCGGTCGAGATGAT GTAGTTTTTCGTATCACGTATCCAGGAGATGAAATCCCCGAATGGTTCAGCTGTCAAACCGATGGTGGGAAGTCAATCAATATCCACCTTCCTCCAAATTGGTTTAAAGGGGGATTGACAATTGTTTTTTGCTCGGTTTTCTATAATCGTCTTGATTCTAAGAATTTTGAAATCGTTTTCAAAACCAGTGATGGCATGTGTTACAGTCTAGATGATTTTGTGTACCGAAATTTTGCTGAAACCACTGATTCAGATCATGTGTTTATTAATTCCGAGCATTTGCTTACTTCTGATTGGAGATTGTCAGATGTGTTTGGGCCAGATTGGTCCTCCATCTGTAGCAACATTACCGAGGCTTCCTTCCGAGTACGCCACACGTACGGTATAAAAAAAAGCTTGCGTGCGAGGCTTTTTATAAGGAGTGAGCAGGAAGACGAAGAAGGTTAG
- the LOC125421183 gene encoding uncharacterized protein LOC125421183 has protein sequence MEHVAFEPAPIMGSFFFVFLFFFVFFFSSAFFFNGIFFFILELLLPQMPPPVTTWTIIFSTIDYCSKRKRPSIQISAISYRNSLILLSMKSNAIPIWSLLLCRLALQCLSLEGLGEFIHRHGDEEGRTDHCRPSKNVTVGNSMKLTVSFYSNISYV, from the exons atggaaCATGTAGCTTTTGAGCCGG CCCCAATTATGGGAagcttttttttcgtttttttgtttttttttgttttttttttttcctccgcttttttcttcaatggaatcttcttcttcatccttgAGCTTCTGTTACCACAAATGCCTCCACCAGTAACCACCTGGACTATCATATTCTCTACCATTGATTATTGCTCGAAGCGGAAGCGGCCCTCTATCCAAATCTCTGCAATTTCTTACAGGAATTCACTCATTTTGCTTTCGATGAAATCAAACGCCATTCCCATTTGGTCTCTTCTCCTCTGCAg GTTGGCATTGCAGTGTTTGTCACTGGAGGGATTGGGAGAGTTCATCCATAGACATGGTGATGAAGAAGGAAGAACCGACCACTGCAGACCATCCAAAAATGTGACCGTTGGCAACAGCATGAAACTCACCGTTTCATTTTATTCTAATATTTCTTATGTATGA